Proteins from one Staphylococcus saprophyticus subsp. saprophyticus ATCC 15305 = NCTC 7292 genomic window:
- a CDS encoding DnaD domain-containing protein, which yields MNSEQLKIRPVIIRRELLDHYNQLGINEAELVILIKLLHASESSNKQPSIESLQQGTTFGSREVTTIIQSLIQHDLLELKVEKDEEGKFTEYMNLNQFYVKLSEIMEQVNIKVEEENTEVEFNVLFQQIEQAFGRPLSPFEIETLNQWLDIDKHELSVIQAALDEATSQNKLSFKYIDRILLNWKKNNVKTIEDSKKISRQFNQPKMKHTIKKVPKFDWLNGENPNDK from the coding sequence TTGAATAGTGAACAACTTAAAATACGGCCCGTCATTATTAGACGTGAACTGTTAGATCATTATAACCAACTCGGGATAAATGAAGCTGAATTGGTTATATTAATTAAACTATTACATGCCTCTGAATCTTCAAACAAACAACCTTCTATTGAATCCTTGCAGCAAGGGACGACATTCGGCTCTAGAGAAGTCACAACTATCATCCAAAGTTTAATACAACATGATTTACTTGAATTAAAGGTTGAGAAAGATGAAGAAGGTAAATTTACTGAATATATGAACCTCAACCAATTCTATGTGAAATTAAGTGAGATAATGGAACAAGTAAATATTAAAGTAGAAGAAGAAAATACGGAAGTTGAATTTAATGTTTTATTTCAACAAATTGAACAAGCCTTTGGTAGGCCGTTATCTCCGTTTGAAATCGAAACGTTAAACCAATGGTTAGATATTGATAAACATGAATTAAGTGTCATTCAAGCTGCTCTAGATGAAGCGACGAGCCAGAATAAGTTAAGTTTTAAATATATCGATCGTATTTTATTAAATTGGAAAAAAAATAATGTAAAAACAATTGAAGATTCTAAAAAAATTAGTCGCCAATTCAATCAACCTAAAATGAAGCATACAATTAAAAAAGTGCCTAAATTCGACTGGCTGAATGGGGAGAATCCAAATGATAAGTAA
- the nth gene encoding endonuclease III → MISNKKALEMVDVIANMFPNAECELKHDNPFELTIAVLLSAQTTDVSVNKLTKDLFQKYKTPEDYLNVDISELENDLRTIGLYRNKAKNIQKLCRSLLDQFDGEIPHTHAELESLAGVGRKTANVVMSVAFGEPSLAVDTHVERISKRLGICRWKDNVRQVEDKLCHVVPRERWNKTHHQLIFFGRYHCLARSPKCDVCPLFNDCREGQKRYKANLKEA, encoded by the coding sequence ATGATAAGTAATAAAAAAGCATTAGAAATGGTTGATGTCATAGCAAATATGTTTCCAAATGCTGAATGTGAGCTCAAACATGACAATCCTTTCGAATTAACGATTGCTGTGTTATTATCAGCTCAAACGACGGATGTTTCTGTTAATAAATTAACAAAAGATTTATTTCAAAAATACAAAACACCTGAAGATTACTTAAATGTAGATATTTCTGAATTAGAAAATGATTTGCGTACCATTGGTCTATATAGAAACAAAGCGAAAAATATTCAAAAATTATGTCGTTCTTTGTTGGATCAATTTGATGGTGAAATTCCACATACGCATGCTGAATTAGAAAGTTTGGCTGGCGTAGGTAGAAAAACCGCTAATGTAGTTATGAGTGTTGCTTTTGGCGAACCATCTTTAGCAGTTGATACACACGTTGAAAGAATATCTAAACGTTTAGGCATTTGTAGATGGAAAGATAACGTGAGACAAGTTGAAGATAAGTTATGCCACGTTGTACCAAGAGAGCGCTGGAATAAAACACACCACCAACTTATATTCTTTGGTCGTTATCACTGTCTTGCTAGAAGTCCAAAGTGTGATGTTTGTCCGTTATTTAATGATTGTAGAGAAGGTCAAAAACGCTATAAAGCCAATTTGAAAGAGGCGTAA